One genomic window of Streptomonospora nanhaiensis includes the following:
- a CDS encoding NAD-dependent epimerase/dehydratase family protein yields MRILVTGGAGRLGRSVVAVLAARGHEVVSADVAPAPEAPARTDGVIRLTADLLDDTARGDLFAQVRPEAVVHLAGIAVPFARPDTEILDVNTRLAWAVLSAAAEHGARSATAASSPTVFGYGTPDWRPRYLPLDEAHPRAPRHSYGLSKLIIEETARTLARAGAAGCTLTCVRPGYVIAPEEWAGAPTQQGHTVAERLRDPGLSAVALFNYVDARDAAELFALLCERPEAAVSGEVFHAIAEDALALAPLAELLPRFHPGTAPHAAALTGRRAAFSARAAAERLGWRPARTWRTELREPLPEAP; encoded by the coding sequence ATGCGCATTCTCGTCACCGGTGGAGCGGGCAGGCTGGGCCGCAGCGTCGTCGCCGTGCTCGCCGCGCGCGGGCACGAGGTGGTGTCCGCCGACGTCGCGCCCGCTCCCGAAGCCCCGGCGCGCACGGACGGCGTCATCCGGCTCACCGCGGACCTGCTGGACGACACCGCGCGCGGCGACCTCTTCGCCCAGGTGCGCCCCGAGGCCGTGGTCCACCTCGCCGGGATCGCGGTGCCCTTCGCCCGCCCCGACACCGAGATCCTCGACGTCAACACCCGGCTGGCCTGGGCGGTGCTGTCCGCCGCCGCCGAGCACGGCGCCCGGTCGGCCACCGCCGCCTCCAGCCCCACCGTGTTCGGCTACGGAACCCCCGACTGGCGGCCCCGCTACCTGCCGCTGGACGAGGCGCACCCCCGCGCGCCCCGCCACTCCTACGGACTGAGCAAGCTCATCATCGAGGAGACCGCGCGCACCCTCGCCCGTGCGGGGGCCGCCGGCTGCACGCTCACCTGCGTCCGCCCCGGGTACGTCATCGCGCCCGAGGAGTGGGCGGGCGCGCCCACGCAGCAGGGGCACACGGTCGCCGAGCGGCTGCGCGACCCCGGACTGTCGGCGGTGGCGCTGTTCAACTACGTCGACGCGCGCGACGCGGCCGAACTGTTCGCGCTGCTGTGCGAGCGGCCGGAGGCTGCCGTCAGCGGCGAGGTCTTCCACGCCATCGCCGAGGACGCCCTCGCGCTCGCGCCGCTGGCCGAGCTGCTGCCGCGCTTCCACCCGGGCACGGCCCCCCACGCCGCCGCGCTCACCGGCCGGCGGGCGGCGTTCTCCGCGCGGGCGGCCGCCGAGCGGCTGGGCTGGCGGCCCGCCCGCACCTGGCGCACGGAGCTGCGCGAACCCCTCCCCGAGGCGCCCTGA
- a CDS encoding citryl-CoA lyase produces the protein MSDPDAATMTHEEIGAWWATSVTRVAPGEIDLRGYAVQDVIGRLGFVEVVWLLLRGERPDPARARMLEAALVASVDHGPQAPSIAAARMAATCGLGLNSAVATGVNLLGDVHGGAGQQCVALLHRMADLRAAGGGAEAVAEAVVAEYRERGAYVPGFGHRFHPRDPRRDPLLAMVREAVEDGVVDPGPLESALALEKALAARRTRPVPMNIDGATAVVYACLGFDAELARGLFVLSRSVGILAHAWEESRGGARIKGPLPRQVLAAYTGPPTRALGPDA, from the coding sequence ATGAGCGACCCCGACGCCGCGACCATGACCCACGAGGAGATCGGCGCCTGGTGGGCCACCTCCGTCACCCGCGTCGCCCCCGGCGAGATCGACCTGCGGGGCTATGCGGTGCAGGACGTCATCGGCCGGCTGGGGTTCGTCGAGGTGGTCTGGCTCCTGCTGCGCGGCGAACGGCCCGACCCCGCCCGCGCGCGGATGCTGGAGGCCGCGCTCGTGGCGAGCGTCGACCACGGGCCCCAGGCGCCCTCCATCGCCGCCGCCCGCATGGCGGCCACCTGCGGGCTGGGGCTCAACAGCGCGGTGGCCACCGGGGTCAACCTCCTGGGCGACGTCCACGGCGGCGCCGGGCAGCAGTGCGTGGCCCTGCTCCACCGGATGGCCGACCTGCGCGCGGCGGGGGGCGGCGCCGAGGCCGTGGCGGAGGCGGTCGTCGCCGAGTACCGGGAGCGCGGCGCCTACGTCCCGGGGTTCGGGCACCGGTTCCACCCCCGCGACCCGCGCCGCGACCCGCTGCTGGCCATGGTGCGCGAGGCGGTCGAGGACGGCGTGGTCGACCCCGGTCCGCTCGAGTCCGCGCTGGCGCTGGAGAAGGCCCTGGCGGCGCGGCGGACCCGCCCGGTCCCGATGAACATCGACGGGGCCACCGCGGTCGTGTACGCCTGCCTGGGCTTCGACGCCGAACTGGCCCGCGGCCTGTTCGTCCTGTCGCGCTCGGTCGGCATCCTGGCCCACGCCTGGGAGGAGAGCCGCGGCGGAGCCCGCATCAAGGGCCCCCTGCCCCGCCAGGTCCTGGCCGCCTACACCGGCCCGCCCACCCGCGCGCTCGGCCCCGACGCCTGA
- a CDS encoding CaiB/BaiF CoA transferase family protein — translation MSAGAPAPDPRPLAGVRVLDLTNVLAGPYAGYQLALMGADVVKIEVPGAGDLARQLGASPELNAKGLGASFLAQNSGKRSLSLNLKAERGQEVMRRLVERADVLLENFRPGVMERLGFGWEALRGINPGLVYCAVSGFGADGPLSDRPAYDQIVQGLSGMMDATGTAGTGPLRAGFPIADILGGLAAAFAVAGALVRRERGGEGAYLDVSMLETAITAMGWGASNYLSAGVEPRRIGNENATAAPSGTFRTAEGDLNIAANKQEQFETLCAVVGAPELARDPRFAAREDRKAHRGPLREALEEYLAQRPAAEWEVALSAAGVPAARVLSVREALESDHIAHRRLLHTLPFPGEEGRSLRVLGSGVHVDGAALGPGRPPPLLGEHTDEILREAGYGPADIDQLREAGAI, via the coding sequence GTGAGCGCCGGCGCGCCCGCGCCCGACCCGCGGCCCCTGGCCGGGGTGCGCGTGCTGGACCTGACCAACGTCCTGGCCGGGCCCTACGCCGGCTACCAGCTCGCCCTCATGGGGGCCGACGTGGTCAAGATCGAGGTCCCCGGCGCAGGCGACCTCGCCCGGCAGCTGGGGGCCTCCCCGGAGCTGAACGCCAAGGGGCTGGGCGCCTCCTTCCTCGCGCAGAACAGCGGGAAGCGCTCGCTGTCGCTGAACCTGAAGGCGGAGCGGGGCCAAGAGGTCATGCGGCGCCTGGTCGAGCGGGCCGACGTGCTGCTGGAGAACTTCCGGCCCGGGGTCATGGAGCGCCTGGGCTTCGGCTGGGAGGCGCTGCGCGGGATCAACCCCGGCCTGGTCTACTGCGCCGTCTCGGGGTTCGGCGCCGACGGCCCGCTCAGCGACCGCCCCGCCTACGACCAGATCGTCCAGGGGCTGTCGGGCATGATGGACGCCACCGGCACGGCCGGCACCGGCCCGCTGCGCGCCGGGTTCCCCATCGCCGACATCCTGGGCGGGCTGGCGGCGGCCTTCGCCGTGGCCGGCGCCCTGGTGCGGCGCGAACGCGGCGGCGAAGGGGCCTACCTGGACGTCTCCATGCTGGAGACCGCCATCACCGCCATGGGGTGGGGCGCGTCCAACTACCTGTCGGCCGGGGTGGAGCCCCGCCGCATCGGCAACGAGAACGCCACCGCCGCGCCCTCGGGCACCTTCCGCACCGCCGAGGGCGACCTCAACATCGCCGCCAACAAGCAGGAGCAGTTCGAGACCCTGTGCGCGGTGGTCGGCGCCCCCGAACTCGCCCGCGACCCGCGCTTCGCCGCCCGCGAGGACCGCAAGGCCCACCGCGGGCCGCTGCGCGAGGCGCTGGAGGAGTACCTCGCCCAGCGGCCCGCGGCCGAATGGGAGGTCGCGCTCTCGGCGGCCGGCGTCCCCGCAGCACGCGTCCTCAGCGTCCGCGAGGCCCTGGAGTCGGACCACATCGCGCACCGGCGGCTGCTGCACACGCTGCCCTTCCCCGGCGAGGAGGGGCGCAGCCTGCGGGTGCTGGGCAGCGGCGTGCACGTCGACGGCGCCGCCCTGGGCCCCGGGAGGCCACCGCCGCTGCTGGGCGAGCACACCGACGAGATCCTGCGCGAGGCGGGATACGGACCGGCCGACATCGATCAGCTCAGAGAGGCGGGAGCGATATGA
- a CDS encoding Gfo/Idh/MocA family protein has translation MSQTPVPVVLVGAHGHGRSHLRNLRSLAGDGLVRLAGVCDLVPLPEAELAGFGRVAQDGDLAALIARTGARVAILCTPIHTHLPLARTALAAGSHLLLEKPPTATAAEFAALRAAVAESGLACQVGFQSLGSAAVPAVRELIAEGAVGAVRGIGGAGTWVRTSAYYARAAWAGRRTLAGRDVVDGALTNPFAHAVATALAIAGAQEAVGHGIELELFHAHPIESDDTSCVRLRAPDGTPISVAVTLCARTHRPPHLVVHGDAGRITLYYTLDEVLLERPGEPPRTTVYGRTDLLRNLVEHLDGGAPLLVPPEATAGFMAVLEAVRRAPDPLPIPEALQEVTEEADGTHRVVADVDDLVAMSAERVALFSELGAPWAAVAEPDPA, from the coding sequence ATGAGCCAGACCCCCGTTCCGGTCGTCCTCGTCGGCGCGCACGGCCACGGCCGCTCCCACCTGCGCAATCTGCGCTCCCTGGCCGGCGATGGGCTGGTCCGCCTGGCGGGCGTGTGCGACCTCGTGCCGCTGCCGGAGGCCGAACTGGCGGGCTTCGGCCGGGTCGCCCAGGACGGCGACCTGGCCGCGCTGATCGCGCGGACGGGCGCGCGGGTGGCCATCCTGTGCACGCCCATCCACACCCACCTGCCGCTCGCGCGCACCGCGCTGGCGGCCGGATCGCACCTGCTGCTGGAGAAGCCGCCCACGGCGACCGCCGCCGAGTTCGCGGCGCTGCGCGCGGCGGTGGCCGAATCGGGGCTCGCCTGCCAGGTGGGGTTCCAGAGCCTGGGCTCGGCGGCGGTCCCGGCGGTGCGGGAGCTGATCGCGGAGGGCGCCGTCGGGGCGGTCCGCGGGATCGGCGGCGCGGGCACCTGGGTGCGGACCTCGGCCTACTACGCGCGCGCCGCGTGGGCGGGGCGGCGGACGCTGGCCGGGCGCGACGTGGTCGACGGCGCGCTGACCAACCCGTTCGCCCACGCCGTGGCCACGGCCCTGGCGATAGCGGGTGCCCAGGAGGCGGTCGGCCACGGGATCGAACTGGAGCTGTTCCACGCCCACCCGATCGAGAGCGACGACACCTCGTGCGTACGGCTGCGCGCCCCCGACGGCACCCCGATCAGCGTGGCCGTCACGCTGTGCGCGCGCACCCACCGGCCGCCGCACCTGGTCGTACACGGCGACGCCGGGCGGATCACGCTGTACTACACGCTGGACGAGGTGCTCCTGGAGCGGCCCGGCGAGCCGCCGCGGACGACGGTGTACGGCCGCACCGACCTGCTGCGCAACCTGGTGGAGCACCTGGACGGCGGCGCGCCGCTGCTGGTGCCGCCGGAGGCGACCGCGGGGTTCATGGCCGTCCTGGAGGCGGTGCGCCGCGCCCCGGACCCGCTGCCGATCCCCGAGGCGCTGCAGGAGGTCACCGAGGAGGCGGACGGCACGCACCGGGTGGTGGCCGACGTGGACGACCTGGTGGCGATGAGCGCCGAACGGGTGGCCCTGTTCTCGGAACTCGGCGCGCCGTGGGCGGCGGTGGCCGAACCCGACCCCGCCTGA
- a CDS encoding PH domain-containing protein: MTGYTRTADDGWRRLSRVGLWAGCAAFAALLLGPGSVVAAVLAVSGVFLPWGALVLGGAVLVAALGTGADALRVHRTRYRVTEPRLEIRGGILVLAHRAIPRERIRSVDVAVPVWLRPFGVCKVTVGTGQGAGAEEISLEYVARAEGERLRRELLLRGAAPEAAEGAPAQAAEGVELARLRPRWFAFAPLGAAVPALGLGVIGGAYNVLSWFGERRAGRVAVAVFEFAVANPLVVVPGAVAVVLATGAVAASAAQVEAWWGYRLVREPDGTLLVRRGLVTSTSLSVEERRLRGVELREPAPMRWFGGARVKAVATGLGTDSKQKGGAQRSGLSPDMPRERALRLTADVLRAPSTPVAAPLRAHPRAALRLRLRRAATAALALGALAALGAAGAAALPWAWVPEVAWAAAGAGAAAAAAPVLAVWAVGSYRGLGHTLTPGYLVVRRGAVLRGTVALRRDGVIGWRISRSPFQRRLGLATVGATTAAGSGLYAVVDAEESAGLRVAAAAVPGLLDQFLAEPPRARRPEAGPEAGPRAAGPAGPAPTGARHPGFR, translated from the coding sequence ATGACCGGGTACACGCGCACCGCCGACGACGGGTGGCGGCGGCTGAGCCGCGTCGGCCTGTGGGCCGGATGCGCCGCGTTCGCCGCCCTGCTGCTGGGGCCGGGCTCGGTGGTCGCCGCCGTCCTGGCCGTGAGCGGTGTGTTCCTGCCGTGGGGCGCCCTGGTGCTGGGCGGCGCCGTTCTGGTGGCGGCCCTGGGCACGGGCGCCGACGCGCTGCGCGTCCACCGCACCCGCTACCGCGTCACCGAGCCGCGCCTGGAGATCCGCGGCGGGATCCTGGTGCTGGCGCACCGCGCCATCCCGCGCGAGCGCATCCGCAGCGTCGACGTCGCCGTGCCCGTCTGGCTGCGGCCCTTCGGCGTCTGCAAGGTCACCGTGGGCACCGGCCAGGGCGCCGGCGCCGAGGAGATCTCCCTGGAGTACGTCGCGCGGGCCGAGGGCGAGCGGCTGCGCCGCGAACTGCTGCTGCGCGGCGCGGCTCCCGAGGCGGCGGAGGGGGCGCCGGCGCAGGCCGCCGAGGGCGTCGAACTGGCGCGGCTGCGCCCGCGCTGGTTCGCCTTCGCGCCGCTGGGCGCGGCCGTGCCCGCCCTGGGCCTGGGCGTGATCGGCGGCGCCTACAACGTGCTGAGCTGGTTCGGCGAGCGGCGCGCCGGGCGCGTGGCCGTGGCCGTGTTCGAGTTCGCGGTGGCCAACCCCCTGGTGGTGGTCCCCGGCGCCGTGGCGGTGGTGCTGGCCACCGGCGCCGTGGCGGCCTCGGCGGCGCAGGTCGAGGCGTGGTGGGGCTACCGGCTGGTCCGCGAGCCCGACGGCACGCTGCTGGTGCGCCGCGGCCTGGTGACCAGCACGTCGCTGTCGGTGGAGGAGCGCCGCCTGCGCGGGGTGGAGCTGCGCGAACCCGCGCCGATGCGCTGGTTCGGCGGCGCCCGCGTCAAGGCGGTGGCCACCGGGCTGGGCACCGATTCCAAGCAGAAGGGCGGCGCGCAGCGCAGCGGCCTTTCGCCGGACATGCCGCGCGAGCGGGCACTGCGGCTTACCGCCGACGTGCTGCGCGCGCCGTCGACCCCGGTCGCCGCGCCGCTGCGCGCCCACCCGCGGGCGGCGCTGCGGCTGCGGCTGCGGCGGGCGGCCACGGCGGCGCTCGCCCTGGGAGCGCTGGCGGCACTGGGCGCGGCCGGTGCCGCGGCGCTGCCGTGGGCCTGGGTGCCCGAGGTGGCGTGGGCGGCGGCCGGAGCGGGCGCGGCCGCGGCGGCGGCGCCGGTGCTGGCCGTATGGGCGGTGGGCTCCTACCGGGGGCTGGGCCACACCCTCACGCCCGGCTACCTGGTGGTGCGCAGGGGCGCGGTCCTGCGGGGCACGGTGGCGCTGCGGCGCGACGGAGTGATCGGGTGGCGGATCTCGCGCTCACCGTTCCAGCGCCGGCTGGGGCTGGCCACCGTGGGCGCCACGACGGCCGCCGGGTCGGGGCTGTACGCCGTGGTCGACGCCGAGGAGTCGGCGGGGCTGCGCGTGGCGGCCGCGGCGGTGCCCGGCCTGCTCGACCAGTTCCTCGCCGAGCCGCCGAGGGCGCGCCGACCGGAGGCCGGGCCGGAAGCCGGGCCGAGGGCCGCCGGACCGGCGGGTCCGGCGCCGACCGGGGCGCGCCACCCCGGGTTCCGGTGA
- a CDS encoding IclR family transcriptional regulator, whose protein sequence is MGADTDGGVRSVVRALDLLDLYDERDQRYSTRELVELTGLAKTTVLRLVATLEQRGLLWTGSDGRVGAGPGLLRWARLAHALWQVPEPVRAVMRDLTVQTSETVNLYVRVDAVRVCVAQEEGPLRLRHIVNPGDEMVLWGGAASKVLLQGAPDSVLERVAAASPQGPRHADRLRAEVAQARERGFAVSHGEREHGVSGVAAPVHRPEGGTAPVAALAVGGPTARFTDAAVRGFAAAVVEAARRVTEIGFDPGAPAAAAASRGDR, encoded by the coding sequence ATGGGGGCGGATACCGACGGGGGCGTCAGGAGCGTGGTGCGCGCGCTCGACCTGCTCGACCTGTACGACGAGCGCGACCAGCGCTACTCCACGCGCGAACTCGTGGAGCTGACCGGCCTGGCCAAGACCACGGTTCTGCGCCTGGTCGCCACACTGGAGCAGCGCGGCCTGCTGTGGACCGGCTCCGACGGCCGCGTCGGCGCCGGGCCGGGCCTGCTCCGGTGGGCGCGGCTGGCGCACGCGCTGTGGCAGGTGCCCGAGCCCGTCCGCGCCGTGATGCGCGACCTCACCGTCCAGACCTCCGAGACCGTCAACCTCTACGTGCGGGTCGACGCCGTGCGCGTGTGCGTGGCCCAGGAGGAGGGCCCGCTGCGCCTGCGCCACATCGTCAACCCCGGCGACGAGATGGTCCTGTGGGGCGGGGCGGCCAGCAAGGTCCTGCTGCAGGGGGCGCCCGACTCCGTGCTGGAGCGCGTCGCCGCCGCCTCGCCGCAGGGGCCCCGGCACGCCGACCGGCTGCGGGCCGAGGTCGCCCAGGCCCGGGAGCGCGGTTTCGCGGTCAGCCACGGCGAGCGCGAACACGGCGTCTCCGGGGTGGCCGCGCCCGTGCACCGGCCCGAGGGCGGCACGGCGCCTGTTGCCGCCCTGGCCGTGGGCGGCCCCACCGCCCGCTTCACCGACGCCGCGGTCCGCGGGTTCGCCGCCGCCGTGGTCGAGGCGGCCCGGCGGGTCACCGAGATCGGCTTCGACCCCGGGGCGCCGGCCGCCGCGGCCGCCTCAAGGGGCGACCGGTGA
- a CDS encoding DUF6807 domain-containing protein, with the protein MAEQTEAARRATTAGTAQQGGGAAADGPAAVKLRCRGVAVAEWRAGTDVPPDLSPRPYLHPVRTLGGTVVTEVSPGDHLHHLGVGVAVPDIDGTSFWGGTTFTRDRGPVLLDNHGRQEHRAWTSAGAARRAERVAWLSRAGEALCEEVRETAAVELDARSWALHLRTRLRNTSGRDLEVNSPATKGRPGAGYGGYFWRAPKEEAPPRCLGPEAEGEAALHGSRSPWLALLGGSSADTRWTLVFAALGAEQDPWFVRAEEYPGVGAALAWDSPLTVPPDGEVDRQVVTVVADGHLPRPDIAELVARARDAVTAA; encoded by the coding sequence ATGGCCGAGCAGACCGAGGCGGCGCGGAGGGCAACGACAGCGGGGACGGCGCAGCAGGGGGGCGGCGCGGCGGCAGACGGGCCGGCGGCGGTGAAGCTGCGCTGCCGGGGCGTCGCCGTGGCGGAGTGGCGGGCGGGCACCGACGTCCCGCCCGACCTGTCGCCGCGCCCCTACCTGCACCCGGTGCGGACGCTGGGCGGGACGGTGGTCACCGAGGTCTCCCCCGGCGACCACCTCCACCACCTGGGGGTCGGGGTGGCGGTGCCCGACATCGACGGCACCAGCTTCTGGGGCGGCACGACGTTCACGCGCGACCGCGGACCGGTGCTGCTGGACAACCACGGCCGCCAGGAGCACCGCGCGTGGACATCGGCCGGCGCGGCGCGGCGGGCGGAGCGCGTCGCGTGGCTGAGCCGCGCCGGGGAGGCACTGTGCGAGGAGGTCCGCGAGACCGCGGCCGTGGAACTGGACGCGCGGTCGTGGGCGCTGCACCTGCGCACGCGCCTGCGCAACACGTCGGGCCGCGACCTGGAGGTCAACAGCCCCGCGACCAAGGGCCGACCGGGAGCGGGCTACGGCGGCTACTTCTGGCGGGCGCCCAAGGAGGAGGCCCCGCCCAGGTGCCTCGGCCCGGAGGCCGAGGGCGAGGCCGCGCTGCACGGCTCCCGGTCGCCGTGGCTGGCGCTGCTCGGCGGGTCGTCCGCCGACACGCGCTGGACGCTGGTGTTCGCGGCCCTGGGCGCGGAGCAAGACCCGTGGTTCGTGCGGGCGGAGGAGTACCCCGGGGTCGGCGCGGCGCTGGCGTGGGACTCCCCATTGACCGTCCCCCCGGACGGGGAGGTCGACCGCCAGGTGGTCACCGTGGTGGCCGACGGCCACCTGCCGCGACCGGATATCGCGGAACTGGTCGCACGGGCACGCGACGCGGTCACCGCGGCGTGA
- a CDS encoding PH domain-containing protein produces MTLTHPAVALRPPRNRVERRAVGWWTARALAVAVPAAAAPAATALFVPAPYSAWLLLAAAALGAAGAAAAAVMPVWRYRVHRWEVTDTAVYTASGWLWQEWRVAPMSRVQTVDTQRGPLQRLFGLAQITVTTASAAGPVVIDGLDGRRADAIAAELTEATGRTPGDAT; encoded by the coding sequence ATGACCCTGACCCACCCCGCCGTCGCGCTGCGGCCGCCCCGCAACCGGGTCGAGCGCCGCGCCGTGGGCTGGTGGACCGCGCGCGCCCTGGCGGTGGCCGTGCCCGCGGCCGCCGCGCCCGCCGCCACCGCCCTCTTCGTGCCCGCGCCCTACAGCGCCTGGCTGCTGCTGGCCGCCGCCGCGCTGGGCGCGGCCGGGGCCGCCGCCGCCGCGGTGATGCCCGTGTGGCGCTACCGGGTGCACCGCTGGGAGGTCACCGACACCGCCGTCTACACCGCCTCGGGCTGGCTGTGGCAGGAGTGGCGCGTGGCCCCGATGTCGCGCGTGCAGACCGTGGACACCCAGCGCGGCCCGCTCCAGCGGCTGTTCGGCCTGGCGCAGATCACCGTCACGACCGCCTCGGCGGCCGGGCCCGTGGTCATCGACGGCCTCGACGGCCGCCGCGCCGACGCGATCGCGGCCGAGCTGACCGAGGCCACCGGCCGCACCCCGGGGGACGCCACATGA
- a CDS encoding STAS domain-containing protein, producing the protein MPAQDGGRDADEQIAVVPVLGEIDIATADDMYARLLAAGPGRAAVAADLSRVEFFDASGVRALVSARRRLAERGVRLVLGEPSHAVVRTLEVLGLADSFDVLPLRELPLAGHTAAPN; encoded by the coding sequence GTGCCAGCACAAGACGGTGGGCGGGACGCGGACGAGCAGATCGCGGTCGTTCCGGTACTGGGCGAGATCGACATCGCCACCGCCGACGACATGTACGCCCGGCTGCTGGCGGCCGGGCCCGGCCGCGCCGCGGTCGCGGCCGACCTCTCCCGCGTGGAGTTCTTCGACGCCAGCGGCGTGCGGGCGCTGGTCTCGGCCCGGCGCCGGCTGGCCGAGCGCGGGGTGCGGCTGGTGCTGGGCGAACCCTCCCACGCCGTCGTCCGCACGCTGGAGGTGCTGGGCCTGGCGGACTCCTTCGACGTGCTGCCCCTGCGCGAGCTTCCGCTGGCGGGCCACACGGCCGCGCCGAACTGA
- a CDS encoding LacI family DNA-binding transcriptional regulator, with protein sequence MGSGYVTLEQVARHAGVSLATASRVLNGSTRQVGRTLRDRVTASAHELGYLANASAQTLARNTSSLVGLIVHDIADPYFSSIASGVTRAAEDEGLVVVLGTTGRTPQRELELLATLRSHRARAVVLAGSRTVEEETTRRLADEIATFTGRGGRIACVSQEGLPADTVVPDNRNGAAELARHLIGLGHRRFALLAGPTNLRTARDRLDGFHAALSAAGIELDPRNVVHGAFTRDGGYESTRRLLAAGTDATCLFAVNDVMATGAMAALRDAGLHVPRDLSVAGFDDIPTLRDLTPGLTTVRLPLEWMGEEAARLALREDADEEPRTVAVSGEVVVRESTAAPTAG encoded by the coding sequence GTGGGCAGCGGATACGTGACATTGGAACAGGTCGCCCGGCACGCCGGCGTCTCCCTGGCCACCGCCTCGCGCGTGCTCAACGGCAGCACCCGCCAGGTGGGCCGCACCCTGCGCGACCGGGTCACCGCCAGCGCGCACGAACTGGGCTACCTCGCCAACGCCTCGGCGCAGACCCTCGCCCGCAACACCAGCTCCCTGGTCGGCCTGATCGTGCACGACATCGCCGACCCCTACTTCTCCAGCATCGCCTCGGGCGTGACCCGCGCGGCCGAGGACGAGGGCCTGGTCGTGGTCCTGGGCACCACGGGCCGCACGCCCCAGCGCGAGCTGGAGCTGCTGGCCACCCTGCGCTCCCACCGCGCCCGCGCGGTGGTGCTGGCCGGCAGCCGCACCGTCGAGGAGGAGACCACCCGCCGCCTCGCCGACGAGATCGCCACGTTCACCGGGCGCGGCGGCCGGATCGCGTGCGTGTCCCAGGAGGGCCTGCCGGCCGACACGGTCGTGCCCGACAACCGCAACGGCGCCGCCGAACTCGCCCGCCACCTGATCGGCCTGGGCCACCGGCGCTTCGCGCTGCTGGCCGGGCCCACCAACCTGCGCACCGCCCGCGACCGGCTCGACGGCTTCCACGCGGCGCTGTCGGCCGCGGGCATCGAACTGGACCCGCGCAACGTGGTGCACGGCGCCTTCACCCGCGACGGCGGCTACGAGTCCACCCGCCGCCTGCTGGCCGCCGGGACCGACGCCACCTGCCTGTTCGCCGTCAACGACGTCATGGCCACCGGCGCCATGGCCGCGCTGCGCGACGCCGGCCTGCACGTGCCGCGCGACCTTTCGGTGGCCGGGTTCGACGACATCCCCACCCTGCGCGACCTCACCCCGGGCCTCACCACCGTGCGCCTGCCCCTGGAGTGGATGGGCGAGGAGGCCGCCCGGCTGGCCCTGCGCGAGGACGCCGACGAGGAGCCCCGCACGGTGGCGGTGTCGGGCGAGGTCGTGGTCCGCGAGAGCACCGCCGCCCCCACCGCCGGGTAG
- a CDS encoding Bug family tripartite tricarboxylate transporter substrate binding protein, producing MDKQRVLRAAGAVGAALVVGAGAANAALSQTDGSEARARIDIVVPADPGGGWDLVAREAQNAMRVNGIVSNTQVVNLPGAGGTIGLAQTVRREGSATTLMTTGTVMIGGIIVNDSAQTLEDVVPIARVADDYEVFVVPADSPLRDMGDLVDAWREDPGAVAVGGGSLGGTDHLLAGLAAKSEGIDPADVNYIPFAGGAQALTSLLSGSIDVGVSGYNEFSDQVEAGELRVLGVSAHERVEGLEEHPTLPEQGVDAVLPNWRGFMAPPGITDAERAELTAIVEEMVASPEWRDTLERNRWDDTFQTGPEFERFLQAEIARITDITEDLDLS from the coding sequence ATGGACAAGCAGCGCGTCCTGCGCGCGGCGGGTGCCGTGGGCGCGGCGCTCGTCGTGGGGGCCGGGGCGGCCAACGCCGCGCTCTCGCAGACGGACGGGTCCGAGGCCCGCGCCCGCATCGACATCGTGGTGCCCGCCGACCCCGGCGGCGGGTGGGACCTGGTGGCCCGCGAGGCGCAGAACGCCATGCGCGTCAACGGCATCGTGAGCAACACCCAGGTGGTCAACCTGCCCGGCGCCGGGGGCACCATCGGCCTGGCCCAGACCGTCCGGCGCGAGGGCAGCGCCACCACCCTGATGACCACGGGGACGGTGATGATCGGCGGCATCATCGTCAACGACTCCGCCCAGACGCTGGAGGACGTGGTACCCATCGCGCGCGTCGCCGACGACTACGAGGTCTTCGTCGTGCCCGCGGACTCGCCGCTGCGCGACATGGGCGACCTCGTCGACGCCTGGCGCGAGGACCCCGGCGCCGTGGCCGTGGGCGGGGGCTCGCTCGGAGGCACCGACCACCTGCTGGCCGGGCTGGCCGCGAAGTCGGAGGGGATAGACCCCGCCGACGTCAACTACATCCCCTTCGCCGGCGGCGCGCAGGCGCTGACGTCGCTGCTGTCGGGCAGCATCGACGTCGGCGTCTCCGGCTACAACGAGTTCAGCGACCAGGTCGAGGCGGGGGAGCTGCGGGTGCTGGGCGTTTCGGCGCACGAGCGCGTCGAGGGCCTGGAGGAGCACCCCACGCTGCCCGAGCAGGGCGTGGACGCCGTGCTGCCCAACTGGCGGGGGTTCATGGCACCGCCCGGGATCACCGACGCCGAACGCGCGGAGCTGACGGCCATCGTGGAGGAGATGGTCGCCTCGCCCGAGTGGCGGGACACCCTCGAACGCAACCGGTGGGACGACACCTTCCAGACCGGCCCGGAGTTCGAGCGGTTCCTCCAGGCAGAGATCGCCCGCATCACCGACATCACCGAGGACCTGGACCTGTCATGA